From a region of the Myxococcus fulvus genome:
- a CDS encoding 3-hydroxyacyl-CoA dehydrogenase family protein — protein sequence MATEHIVVVGAGQMGAGIAQVALQAGLRVTLADVSKEGLAKGADRIRAGLKKLVEKGKLDAAKQQAAEANLATLTNVTEAKDVDFAIEAVTENEDLKRRIFQDLDAVVRPGGILATNTSSIPITRIAASTKRPEFVIGMHFMNPVPVMQLVELIRGAATSDETYATTRALSERMGKTTVVSKDFPGFIVNRILIPMLNEACYALMEGLGSAEDIDTAMKLGTNQPMGPLQLADFIGLDTVLYIAEVLHKGLGDSKYRPCPLLRQYVDAGWYGKKSGRGFYKY from the coding sequence ATGGCAACGGAGCACATCGTCGTCGTCGGCGCCGGGCAGATGGGCGCGGGCATCGCGCAGGTGGCATTGCAGGCGGGTCTGCGCGTCACGCTGGCGGACGTGTCCAAGGAAGGTCTCGCCAAGGGCGCGGACCGCATCCGCGCGGGCCTGAAGAAGCTGGTGGAGAAGGGCAAGCTCGACGCCGCGAAGCAGCAGGCCGCCGAGGCCAACCTCGCCACGCTCACCAACGTCACCGAGGCGAAGGACGTCGACTTCGCGATTGAAGCGGTGACGGAGAACGAGGACCTCAAGCGCCGCATCTTCCAGGACCTGGACGCCGTCGTCCGGCCGGGCGGCATCCTCGCCACCAACACCTCCTCCATCCCCATCACCCGCATCGCCGCGTCCACGAAGCGCCCCGAGTTCGTCATCGGCATGCACTTCATGAACCCGGTGCCGGTGATGCAGTTGGTGGAGCTCATCCGCGGCGCCGCGACGTCCGACGAGACCTACGCCACCACGCGCGCCTTGTCCGAGCGCATGGGCAAGACGACCGTGGTCTCCAAGGACTTCCCGGGCTTCATCGTCAACCGCATCCTCATCCCGATGCTGAACGAGGCCTGCTACGCGCTGATGGAGGGCCTGGGCTCGGCGGAGGACATCGACACCGCGATGAAGCTGGGCACCAACCAGCCCATGGGCCCGCTGCAGCTGGCCGACTTCATCGGCCTGGACACGGTGCTCTACATCGCCGAGGTGCTGCACAAGGGCCTGGGTGACTCGAAGTACCGCCCGTGCCCGCTGCTGCGTCAGTACGTGGACGCCGGCTGGTACGGCAAGAAGAGCGGCCGCGGCTTCTACAAGTACTGA
- a CDS encoding acyl-CoA dehydrogenase: MNFELTDVQREIQRMCREFAAKELTPNARKWDEHHTWPTDAVKKLAELSLLGVAVPEQYGGAGLDNVCYALAMEEISRGCASTGVIMSVNNSLYCDPVMKFGTEAQKEEFLTPFARGDKLGCFGLTEPEAGSDAAAQQTVAVRRGDEYIINGSKNWITNGPKADAIVLFTMTNKEAGHKGITAFLVPTNTPGFTRAEPDKKMGISAAWSCSMFFEDMRVPAKNLLGKEGEGFKVAMSTLDGGRIGIASQALGIARAAYEEAVRYSGERKSFGKPIREHQAIQFMIADMAMEIDAARLLIWRAALLKDKGVRHSAESAMAKLFASEMANRVTNKALQVHGGMGYSKEMDAERHVRDARITEIYEGTSEIQRIVISANVLKE; the protein is encoded by the coding sequence ATGAACTTCGAGCTGACCGACGTCCAGCGCGAGATCCAGCGGATGTGCCGCGAGTTCGCCGCCAAGGAACTGACCCCCAACGCCCGTAAGTGGGATGAGCACCACACGTGGCCCACCGATGCGGTGAAGAAGCTCGCCGAGCTGTCGCTGCTCGGTGTCGCCGTCCCCGAGCAGTACGGCGGCGCGGGCCTGGACAATGTCTGTTACGCGCTCGCCATGGAGGAGATCAGCCGCGGCTGTGCCTCCACCGGCGTCATCATGAGCGTGAACAACTCGCTCTACTGCGATCCGGTGATGAAGTTCGGCACCGAAGCGCAGAAGGAGGAGTTCCTCACGCCGTTCGCGCGCGGTGACAAGCTCGGCTGCTTCGGCCTGACGGAGCCCGAGGCCGGCAGCGACGCCGCCGCGCAGCAGACCGTCGCGGTGCGCCGGGGTGACGAGTACATCATCAACGGCTCGAAGAACTGGATCACCAACGGCCCCAAGGCCGACGCCATCGTGCTGTTCACGATGACGAACAAGGAGGCGGGCCACAAGGGCATCACCGCCTTCCTGGTCCCCACCAACACCCCCGGCTTCACGCGCGCCGAGCCCGACAAGAAGATGGGCATCAGCGCCGCCTGGTCCTGCTCCATGTTCTTCGAGGACATGCGCGTGCCGGCCAAGAACCTGCTGGGCAAGGAGGGCGAGGGCTTCAAGGTCGCCATGTCCACGCTGGACGGCGGCCGCATCGGCATCGCGTCCCAGGCGCTGGGCATCGCGCGCGCCGCGTACGAGGAGGCCGTCCGCTACTCGGGTGAGCGCAAGTCGTTCGGCAAGCCCATCCGCGAGCACCAGGCCATCCAGTTCATGATCGCCGACATGGCCATGGAGATCGACGCGGCCCGGCTGCTCATCTGGCGGGCGGCCCTGCTCAAGGACAAGGGCGTGCGCCACAGCGCGGAGAGCGCGATGGCGAAGCTGTTCGCCAGCGAGATGGCCAACCGCGTGACGAACAAGGCCCTCCAGGTGCACGGCGGCATGGGCTACAGCAAGGAGATGGACGCGGAGCGCCACGTGCGCGACGCTCGCATCACCGAGATCTACGAGGGGACGAGCGAAATCCAGCGCATCGTCATCTCGGCCAACGTCCTGAAGGAGTAG
- the apbC gene encoding iron-sulfur cluster carrier protein ApbC, with product MSVTEADVLAAMSKVIDPELHVDLVKAGMVKDVRVTGDTVKLKIELTTPACPMKGKIQADSEAALKAVPGLKSFNIEWGAQVRSAGGGVPAGALLPKVKNIILVGAGKGGVGKSTVAVNLATALAQHGAKVGLLDADFYGPSVPLMTGLGDKKPVSPDGKSLDPLIAHGLKVMSIGFLVEADQALIWRGPMLHGALMQLVRDVNWGELDYLVLDLPPGTGDVALTLSQSIRAAGAVLVTTPQDVALADVVRAKQMFDKVHIPVLGIVENMSQFVCPNCSHVTPIFNHGGGRKAAEMFGIPFLGEVPLDLKVRVSGDSGVPVVVGAKDSPEAKAFLEVARNIAGRVSAQSAKSIPLPVVQAR from the coding sequence ATGAGCGTTACCGAGGCCGACGTCCTCGCGGCCATGTCGAAGGTGATCGATCCCGAGCTGCACGTGGATCTGGTGAAGGCCGGAATGGTGAAGGACGTCCGCGTCACCGGCGACACGGTCAAACTCAAGATCGAGCTCACCACGCCCGCCTGCCCCATGAAGGGGAAGATCCAGGCCGACTCGGAGGCCGCCCTCAAGGCCGTCCCCGGCCTGAAGTCCTTCAACATCGAGTGGGGCGCCCAGGTCCGCTCCGCCGGCGGCGGCGTGCCCGCGGGCGCGCTGCTCCCCAAGGTGAAGAACATCATCCTCGTTGGCGCGGGCAAGGGCGGCGTCGGCAAGAGCACCGTCGCCGTCAACCTGGCCACCGCCCTGGCCCAGCACGGCGCCAAGGTCGGCCTGCTCGACGCCGACTTCTACGGCCCCTCGGTCCCCTTGATGACGGGCCTGGGCGACAAGAAGCCGGTGAGCCCCGACGGCAAGTCGCTGGATCCGCTCATCGCCCACGGCCTCAAGGTCATGTCCATCGGCTTCCTCGTCGAGGCCGACCAGGCCCTCATCTGGCGCGGCCCCATGCTCCACGGCGCGCTGATGCAGCTGGTGCGTGACGTGAACTGGGGCGAGCTCGACTACCTCGTCCTCGACCTGCCTCCCGGCACCGGCGACGTGGCCCTGACGCTGTCGCAGTCCATCCGCGCCGCGGGCGCCGTGCTCGTCACCACGCCGCAGGACGTGGCCCTGGCCGACGTGGTCCGCGCCAAGCAGATGTTCGACAAGGTCCATATCCCCGTGCTGGGCATCGTCGAGAACATGTCCCAGTTCGTCTGCCCGAACTGCTCGCACGTCACCCCCATCTTCAACCACGGGGGCGGTCGCAAGGCCGCCGAGATGTTCGGCATCCCGTTCCTCGGGGAAGTTCCGCTGGACTTGAAGGTGCGTGTGTCGGGAGACTCGGGCGTACCGGTGGTGGTGGGCGCCAAGGACAGCCCGGAGGCCAAGGCCTTCCTGGAGGTCGCTCGCAACATCGCGGGCCGCGTGTCCGCGCAGAGCGCCAAGAGCATCCCTCTGCCGGTGGTGCAGGCACGCTGA
- a CDS encoding acyl-CoA dehydrogenase family protein, with product MNLELTETQTLIRETARKFARERVAPLARELDRTERFPTELYKELGELGLLGVNIPAKYGGSEAGAVSYALAMMEMAAADASTAVTMAVTNMCGELINAFGTEAQREKYVTRLASGEAVAGSFALSEPHAGSDPGALRTTAVRRGDTWVLNGAKQWITSGAHAGVFVVWARTSGAGNKGLSCFIVEGGTKGLIVGRHEDKMGLRSSNTVPLTFEDCVIPAENLLAAEGQGFRLAMVALDGGRIGIASQACGVARAALEATVSYVKDRKAFGQAVGEFQGPRFMIADMKTQIDAAELLTLRAAYMKDQKQPFSREASMAKLYASETSNRVCDKAVQLHGGYGYIDEFPVERYFRDARVQTIYEGTSEVQRVVIARESFKLLG from the coding sequence GTGAACCTCGAGCTGACCGAGACCCAGACGCTGATTCGCGAGACGGCCCGCAAGTTCGCGCGCGAGCGCGTGGCCCCGCTGGCCCGCGAGCTGGACCGCACGGAGCGCTTCCCGACAGAGCTCTACAAGGAGCTGGGGGAGCTGGGGCTGCTCGGGGTGAACATCCCGGCGAAGTACGGCGGCTCGGAGGCGGGCGCCGTCTCCTACGCGCTGGCCATGATGGAGATGGCGGCGGCGGACGCGTCCACCGCGGTGACGATGGCCGTCACGAACATGTGTGGCGAGCTCATCAACGCCTTCGGGACCGAGGCCCAGCGCGAGAAGTACGTGACGCGACTGGCGTCGGGCGAGGCGGTGGCGGGCTCGTTCGCGCTCTCGGAGCCGCACGCGGGCTCCGACCCGGGCGCGCTCAGGACCACGGCGGTTCGGCGCGGCGACACGTGGGTGCTCAACGGGGCCAAGCAGTGGATCACGTCGGGCGCGCACGCCGGGGTGTTCGTGGTGTGGGCCCGGACGTCTGGCGCGGGCAACAAGGGCTTGTCCTGCTTCATCGTGGAGGGTGGGACGAAGGGCCTCATCGTCGGGCGTCACGAGGACAAGATGGGCCTGCGCTCGTCGAACACCGTGCCGCTGACGTTCGAGGACTGCGTGATTCCGGCGGAGAACCTGCTGGCGGCGGAAGGGCAGGGGTTCCGGCTGGCGATGGTCGCGCTGGACGGTGGGCGCATCGGCATCGCGTCGCAGGCGTGCGGCGTGGCGCGGGCGGCGCTGGAGGCGACGGTCTCGTATGTGAAGGACCGCAAGGCCTTCGGTCAGGCCGTGGGTGAGTTCCAGGGCCCGCGGTTCATGATCGCCGACATGAAGACGCAGATCGACGCGGCGGAGCTGCTGACGCTGCGCGCGGCGTACATGAAGGACCAGAAGCAGCCGTTCTCGCGCGAGGCGTCGATGGCGAAGCTGTACGCCAGCGAGACGAGCAACCGCGTCTGCGACAAGGCCGTGCAGCTCCACGGCGGCTACGGCTACATCGACGAGTTCCCGGTGGAGCGGTACTTCCGCGACGCCCGCGTGCAGACCATCTACGAGGGCACCAGCGAGGTGCAGCGCGTGGTGATTGCGCGCGAGAGCTTCAAGCTGCTGGGGTGA
- a CDS encoding enoyl-CoA hydratase/isomerase family protein: MTYENLRLEHDGAVATLTIDRPKALNALNNKTLQEFEAAVRSLGVETRVLIVTGGGEKAFVAGADIAEMAALNESQAQEFAALGHRALALLESLTIPTIAAVNGFALGGGCELALACDFIYASEKAQLGLPEVGLGVIPGFGGTQRLTRVVGRARAKELVFTGARIDAAKAKEIGLVLEVLPADGLLAHCRAVAAKMLKNSPLAIGKAKRVIEQGADKDLTEANTLERQGFAELFGSEDQREGMKAFLEKRPASFTGK, encoded by the coding sequence ATGACCTACGAGAACCTCCGACTGGAGCACGACGGCGCGGTCGCCACGCTGACCATCGACCGTCCCAAGGCGCTCAACGCCCTCAACAACAAGACGCTGCAGGAGTTCGAGGCCGCGGTGCGCTCGCTCGGCGTCGAGACACGCGTGCTCATCGTCACCGGCGGAGGCGAGAAGGCCTTCGTCGCGGGCGCGGACATCGCGGAGATGGCGGCGCTGAACGAGTCCCAGGCGCAGGAGTTCGCCGCCCTGGGCCACCGTGCGCTCGCGCTCCTGGAGTCCTTGACCATCCCCACCATCGCCGCGGTGAACGGCTTCGCGCTCGGCGGCGGCTGTGAGCTGGCCCTGGCGTGCGACTTCATCTACGCGTCCGAGAAGGCGCAGCTCGGCCTGCCCGAAGTGGGCCTGGGGGTCATCCCGGGCTTCGGCGGCACGCAGCGGCTCACCCGCGTGGTGGGCCGGGCCCGCGCGAAGGAGCTGGTCTTCACGGGCGCGCGCATCGACGCCGCCAAGGCCAAGGAGATCGGCCTGGTGCTGGAGGTGCTGCCGGCCGATGGGCTGCTCGCGCACTGCCGCGCCGTCGCGGCGAAGATGCTCAAGAACAGCCCCCTGGCCATCGGCAAGGCCAAGCGGGTCATCGAGCAGGGCGCGGACAAGGACCTCACGGAGGCCAACACGCTCGAGCGCCAGGGCTTCGCGGAGCTGTTCGGCTCCGAGGACCAGCGCGAGGGCATGAAGGCGTTCCTCGAGAAGCGCCCCGCGAGCTTCACGGGCAAGTGA
- a CDS encoding AgmX/PglI C-terminal domain-containing protein produces MKRALLPVLVLASAMAFAQGTPSKKSEGGKPAAPTKPAPAKNDAPDVERMPFTPDSIRQVVAYNQGRIQECYEDHMAEKDKKVEGKLHTSFTIDANGLVKNAKVRKDSTLKDPNLHDCVVAVLTSMTFPKPPDGADHPIEYPFNLKAVE; encoded by the coding sequence ATGAAGAGGGCACTGCTTCCCGTTCTGGTCCTGGCGTCCGCGATGGCGTTCGCCCAGGGCACTCCGTCGAAGAAGTCCGAGGGCGGGAAGCCCGCGGCCCCCACCAAGCCGGCGCCCGCGAAGAACGACGCGCCGGACGTGGAGCGGATGCCCTTCACGCCGGACTCCATCCGCCAGGTGGTCGCCTACAACCAGGGGCGCATCCAGGAGTGCTACGAGGACCACATGGCGGAGAAGGACAAGAAGGTGGAGGGCAAGCTGCACACGTCCTTCACCATCGACGCCAATGGCCTGGTGAAGAACGCCAAGGTGAGGAAGGACAGCACGCTGAAGGACCCGAACCTGCACGACTGCGTGGTGGCAGTGCTGACGTCCATGACGTTCCCGAAGCCTCCGGACGGCGCGGACCACCCCATCGAGTACCCGTTCAACCTCAAGGCCGTCGAGTAG